In one Magnetospirillum sp. WYHS-4 genomic region, the following are encoded:
- a CDS encoding phosphopantetheine-binding protein, which yields MTEAEIRAQVLMVLKEVAPDLDEGVLKPDVNFRDQFEFDSVDCLNFALALERTFTIHIPELDYPRLSSLDSATAYLTGLLAR from the coding sequence ATGACCGAAGCCGAAATCCGTGCGCAGGTGTTGATGGTGCTGAAGGAGGTGGCTCCCGACCTGGACGAGGGCGTCCTGAAGCCCGACGTGAACTTCCGCGACCAGTTCGAATTCGATTCCGTGGACTGCCTGAACTTCGCCCTGGCCCTGGAGCGCACCTTCACCATCCACATTCCCGAACTGGATTACCCGAGGCTGTCCAGCCTGGACAGCGCGACGGCCTATCTGACCGGATTGCTTGCCCGCTAG